The DNA region GACAGGAATGATCATTATCCCTATTTTCtgtacaaagaaactgaggcatggatgGGGTTAAATTATGCCCATAATTACATAGCAAGTAAGTGACAGAATAAGTCAAATGAGACATCGCTGATTCAAGAAGCttacagtcattaaaaaaaaaaagataaaacgaCAACTACTTACAGTACAGGGCTATACAAAATATATCAGGTGTTACAGAAGCATGGTTTAGTAACTGGAATACTCGCTTTCCCCCAACTAACACTTTCCTTCTGGCTTCactttgttttccaaaatagACCTCAAGATCCAACACTTCCATTTTTACTATGATCATCATTCCTTTTTTACCTTTGACCTTTCATCAAACCTTCctggaaaactacaaacacaGGGCTATGGGGAAAACAAGATATAGTACACAGAAAGAGATGGGTTTACATGCTAAGCACAAAGAACTCGTAAAAGGGAAGACTTTAACATACAGCCAAGGAAGGGAATAATGAAGCAAGACACCTCAGAAGACAGGTGACGACAGaattcaaagaacagaaaaagaaaggattgatgcagatggaaaaaaaaaattgagataagaGGAAGTTGAAAGAGTTCTTGCCTCGTAGTCTCAAATACTTCTAGTAGATgacattgcattttattttactggAGTAGGAGGGTGGCTAAAGAATTAAGAGGACACAGAGATGCCAGAGAATACTGAAGACCTATCTGAGATTGGAAACGTGAATTTTTAAGGGATATAATCCAAAGATATGACTTTCTTCAGCTATGTTCAGTAGCCACGTTATGGGAAACAAGTCAAGTTTTAGGACTGATCTAAGTTTTAGTTTTGTTGGGCAGGTGTGATTGATAGAAGAAAAGGGAGTATGAAAGAAAACAGTGATGggcaagagagaaaaggaaattttagaaaGGGAATGATGCCAGAGGACAGTTGACAAAATTAGGGGCATTCATGTCTTAAAAAAAGGATAGATATTAGACTTAAGATTTCAAATCCAGAGCAGTCCTATAGTACATGGTCACATGAATGATGCTAAAGCAGAGCAGAAAGCATTGTGGACTAAAtcgttgaattttttttaaccatggaaCATTTATAGTGGCTACAGATACACAACTGACACCACCTACCTTGACGGAGTTTACACTCACAGTATGAAGCTTCCACTCACCACCCCCATATAATTAGTTCAAAATAAGCCTATTCACACTTACCTTCAGTTTCTTAAATCTCTACACACCCAAACGTACATACACAGAAATTCCACCCTCAAAGTTTCCgacaaaaatagattaaaatggtTTCCCCCTCATGTAAAGAAATTCAACATTTAATACTGACCTGACTTTCTGGCTGTGGTGGTGGGAATGGTGTATACTCCTTCTTAacagttttcttctttggttCCTTGCGtttattcacatttttgtgcttgaACTGTGGCAAAAATCTTTCCCAACTCTGTGATCTTAACTCAGAATCTTTCGCCAACTCTCGTTTAATCATTAAGGTCTTCAACCATGGCAATATATGAACAAagtaaacttttaatttaaaaaaaattttttttttgatgtggaccatttttaaagtctttattgaatttgttacaatattgcttctgttttatgctttttgggtttttggccgcgaggcatgtgagatcttagctccccaaccagggatcgaacctgcaccccctgcattggaaggcaaagtcttaaccactggactgccagggaagtcccaaacatttttaattttagcagtCATATGTTTTGCAACCTAAGACATTATCAACATTGTtcctataaataataaaattaaaaggaacaatTCTTAGTCTCTTCAGTAGGATTAAACCAATTctggaaacaaaaaatatataatctcaAACATGCATAATTAACCAAGCATCAGAAAACCATTAGAAATTTAGacagaattattaaaataaactgaGATGAAAATAAGACTAACTCAgtttttcaaccattatttcattaaaacctttaaaattcAACCTAACAATTAGCAGGGAGAGTTCTTAATTAGTGATGTTTCCTACAAGCAGGAAGCTAGCACCCTGAAATATGacggaaagaaaaaaagtttctcaTGATCAACAAAACGAAATGTTTTCACACTTCCCCTACTCCATCTGAATTTTATAGACACTGAAACATCAGAGGATGCAAACGAGGCATCAGATGCAAGATGTCCCAATGTAACTCAAAATCGTTTTTTCACCCCAATCTAAGAGTGACTTTTCAACTTAACTTCATTAAATTCAAGGATTGTTTAACAAATATCCATCATAAAACAACTCATTATACCGTGGTTACATTTCCAAGAATAATCAAGAACTTTATGCATACACGGATATAACAGATCTCTCTCGAAGAGCCTATAATTTGACTGTTAAATTCCAAAATAGGTTTTAATGCAATCTCAAATACTCCAGACTTTACTTATAGAAAAAGACAGAATTCAGGACTTCCCCAGTgggccagtggtaaagaatccaccttccaatgcaggggacacgggtttgatccctggtcagggaagatcccatatgccactgGGCATCCCATATGCCACCgggtgcctcaactagagagcccatgcgccctggagctgGCAGCCACTAGatagaaaacccgcacaccacaaccacagagaagcccgtgcgctgcaacaaaTGATCCTGTGTGctacaatgaaagatcctgtgtgctgcaacgaagacccaacacagccaaacaaaaatctttttaaataaattaattaattaaaaaaagaaaaaggcagaattGTAAAAGATCACATCTTTAAATATAATATGTGGGCTCAAACCCTAAGAAAACTGGATTGGTACCATCTACTACAAATCCTATGaagcttattttatttgtattggaAGTGAATCACTACATTACACTGTCCCCTTCAATAGCTTTCAAACTGTACTCCAAAGAGGCCTAAACTTCCAAAGAAGGAACTATAGGACTGGGATAGAGTTGAGTGGGCTGAACTCTACCCCAATTTACCCCAAATAGCTCTGctttatctgttttgtatattagGCTTTCATAAAAGATTTACTTTCAAGAAAGGTTTCTGTAGCTAAAAACAACTTTGTAGTAGTATACAGTGAACACTCACTTTAATGTTATAAATTGGATGAATATTCTTCATAGTGTCTAGGACTACTTTTCGAACCTGAAatttgcaaagaaaaatgaatcagtcATGTATAAAGATTTTAGTGAACTAGGTAGACGAGGATTAATATATCACAAAATAGCCTATGAACCAGGCAATGGCTACCAAATTGGATACTGTAGTCCCTTCAACTGTTCTGAGTGGCTTCTAGGTCTTTCACAATAGTCAACCTCCCTTGGATACAATGAAGTCTCTCAACTTTACTGATAAAAAGCTATACACAGAATTAACACAACACTCTGGAGCTGTAAAATTTAGGGGGAAGAGGGCTGGATTTAGAGTTAGAATATATGCACTCAAATAGTGGGACTGCCACTTCATACGACAAAGGCACTTAATTTTCCTATTCcagctttttcatttgtaatatgGAAATAAAACTACCTTAAGGATCTGTCATAAGAAGTAAATAATATACTTAGACTCTACAAAACtgtgaaatattcaaaatatttaagttaTTATTGCCCCATGAGAAAAAAGCAGATAACTTATGAGAAAGAGGTCCAATAGAATTAAGGTTAAAGGCCCTGGAAAGCAAGTAAGACCTCACTGCCAGATACAGATAACAAAAGCCTCAAAAGGAGTTAATAGAAAGAGTATCTGCTCCACAGATTTTCTCATAACATCTGACAAGCTAAAGAAGATGTTCATAAAAACATTaacattcaaagaaaatatatcttaaagGAAGTTTTCTGAGCCTGACCTCTACTGGCTGAATACATTACTGCAAAGAACAAGATTTGTTCAATTCTCCAGTCATTAAAAtgcatgtaggggcttccctggtggcgcagtggttgagagtctgcctgccgatgcaggggccacgggtttgtgccccggtccgggaggatcccgcgtgctgcggagcggctgggcccgttagccatggccactgagccggcgcgtctagagcctgtgctccgcaacgggagaggccacaacagtgagagacccgcgtaccgcaaaaaaaaaaaaaaaaaaaaaaatgcatgtaattACTTCGTGTTTCTTATGTTTGCTACAGACTGAGGCCTTAAATGCCCACTTAAAATTCGAGTGGAGGGAGTAATGATGTGCAGACCTCCTAATTCAGAAATGGATCTCTCTTCAGTTACCAAAGGTTGGCCATAATATGTTAGGGTCCAGGAAATTACATGAATTCCCTCAAATTACATGAAGAATTTACTAATGGAAAATCAAACAAAGcatattctaaaaatatatatataaaacaatatattatCCAATGAactattatattatttcatttattctctgtGGAAAATTAACTGAAGAGAATAAATAGTTCTCAcctcttttaagccactaaaagGTCCAATGGCTGAAACCGTGTTTCCCTGTACCATAATGTAACAGTTTGTTAAGAGTTCCAACGCCTACATCAAAAGAGCAATAAGTTGAAATTCAGTACACTTAAAAACTAACAAAAGAGGAAGACATACTTTTTCACTAATAAAAAGTACCTTCAACGTAGATCCTTTGGGACCAATAAGCCGTTGTCTTCTTTTTACaaatctttctttatttcttactaAAGAACCTATTTTAATGATGTCACATGCAACATCATCCTGAAGAATTCGTACTGccttttgggaaaataaaaaaactcCATCAATATTCTTGACAAGTACATATCTTCTGCAAGCCAAGAAATTTAAGCACAGTTAAGCACAAAAATGAAATCTTTATGGTGCAGGAAGAGACGCAGTGTTATATGTTGTCTCTAATGTTGAGGCAAATAAAGCAAAGTCTCTGTAATTCTTAATTTACCTGTTCAAATGAAACACTCCTTGCTAACAGTTTTATTAGGTCTCTGGCCCTAATGATGATATATGGATCAAATGTCTTCTTTGTTGTACAGACAGTCATGCTGCCCTCGATCAGGTCCAGGGTTGCATTAACATGCTACaatacaaaaagcaaacaagcagTTGTCTGAAAATGAATTCAATTTTAGATAATTACAGAGCCGATCCTAACCAAATTAATAATTTGTCTGCCATTAAGCTATCTCAAAATTCATTAACTCTCTCCTTGAAGAAGCTAGAAAGTTAATGTAAATAATTGATTACTGTTAGACTTCAAAGAATATAAGAAACTCAGGCAAttgaaaacatttataattggCTTTAGAATAATTTATACTTATTGGAATAAAGATTAtctctagtttaaaaaatatatatcagtcaAAATGaggctacattttaaaattaaggtaaaaaTGTAAAGCTATATAATTTCCCTACCTTGGCTGGATCCAGCTCTAATCTCTAATCTGCTCCCTAGAGTGAGAATGGACTTTCcctttcaaacttttttctaGCTGGTTTGTATTAgctaaatacaaagtaaaaacaaattatcataggtttaaaaataaaagcagtgatTATGATTACTACAGTGATTAAAACTATGCATTAACTTTCAAATGGAAGAATCAGATTTcaacaaagcaaataaaaatgctgTTTTCTAACTTGTGAGCATAATCTGAAGAATATTTCAATATAGTGAATGACGAACAATTAAACCTAAGGTTAGGTGTCTATAAGTTTacgaaaaaacccccaaaattgaGTCTAATCTCCGATGTAGACAGCTGTAAAACACGCCTGCAGTTTGCTAAACCACCCTCATACCTAATGCACACAAATGACTCTAGAGCAGTGCCACAGCTGACAAATACATTTTCTATCAATCtagtgtacatacatacacaggtgAACCAAAAGCTTCATTAAATGATACTTATCCTTACCACATGTGATACattgatgtatttttttctaaaggcTCATTATATCCACTAAATTGACTTCTTGATTCACTAAGGGGTCTCAatccagtttgaaaaataaaatcaaatacacTGCTCTAGGGGCACGGCAGAAGAAAGTTAAACAATGCCAGGAGTATGCCTCAGCTCAAACTGTACAGGTTCATGGCAACCATTATAGTAGCAGACATTCTGAAATTTGGAGTTCACAAGTGAGTTTCAGACCATCTGTGAATCCCCTAAATATTTAAAGGCATGTGAATTTTTCCAAGTAATCTATTAttcacaaaactaaaaacaaatgaactgtAAGGATAATTATCTAGTCTGTTTAAAATATCAAAGGAATCAAATTAACCAGCTATGGtagcacctttaaaaaaaaatccatcagcaCACATTCAGTTACTTAAAAGatataagcaaaaacaaaatctcaAAGAAATACATAAGATATGCATACATGTTCACTCAAGGCTTTCTGTACCAATGGCCAGCACTCTTTCAAGTAAGCCTCTCTATATTTTGGAAACAAAGTTGCAAAACTGCTCTCCTCCAAGAGTCCTCTGGGattgtcctctttggaaaaagcTGGCTCCTTCCAACCATCAGGAACAGTGAGGAGTTCTGATTCATctacaaagggggaaaaatctaTACATCAGATTTAACTTCTTTTGGACACGTTTTGAACACTTGTATGCATACATTCACAAGCTTCCCAATACTCTCCTCGCATTTCCTTTTCCCCTGCTTTTTATATTATTCAACAGTCCAAGAACGTGCCTCTGTCATTATCACCAAAATACTGTattaaaattgtatgtatttCAGTCGCCTCAGAAGACAAAGTTCCTTAAGGGCAGGGACTCTTCTTCGATCCACACTTATTGGCATACACCTGGTACATATTCAACACTTACAAACTTCTACTGCACCACACTATCTTAGAGTTGAAGATCCAAACACCATTTTGTTTacattactattttaaatataagtaacCTTTCAGACTCAATGAAGTGCagcctatgtgtatatatatacgtgcatgtgtgtgtacataaaacTTTCAAAAGCTTGATCCCAGTGTACCCTTTCAGTTAATATTCACTAGTACAGGGTTTTAGGTTTT from Pseudorca crassidens isolate mPseCra1 chromosome 11, mPseCra1.hap1, whole genome shotgun sequence includes:
- the KRR1 gene encoding KRR1 small subunit processome component homolog isoform X3 — encoded protein: MASSKQDGQAAASRKSEFRSQKPKPESRDESELLTVPDGWKEPAFSKEDNPRGLLEESSFATLFPKYREAYLKECWPLVQKALSEHHVNATLDLIEGSMTVCTTKKTFDPYIIIRARDLIKLLARSVSFEQAVRILQDDVACDIIKIGSLVRNKERFVKRRQRLIGPKGSTLKVRKVVLDTMKNIHPIYNIKTLMIKRELAKDSELRSQSWERFLPQFKHKNVNKRKEPKKKTVKKEYTPFPPPQPESQIDKELATGEYFLKASQKRRQKMEAIKAKQAEALSRRQEERNKAFIPPKEKPVVKPKEASTETKIDVAAIKEKVKKAKSKKLGALTAEEVKLKMEADEKKKKKKK
- the KRR1 gene encoding KRR1 small subunit processome component homolog isoform X2; the encoded protein is MASSKQDGQAAASRKSEFRSQKPKPESRDESELLTVPDGWKEPAFSKEDNPRGLLEESSFATLFPKYREAYLKECWPLVQKALSEHHVNATLDLIEGSMTVCTTKKTFDPYIIIRARDLIKLLARSVSFEQAVRILQDDVACDIIKIGSLVRNKERFVKRRQRLIGPKGSTLKALELLTNCYIMVQGNTVSAIGPFSGLKETLMIKRELAKDSELRSQSWERFLPQFKHKNVNKRKEPKKKTVKKEYTPFPPPQPESQIDKELATGEYFLKASQKRRQKMEAIKAKQAEALSRRQEERNKAFIPPKEKPVVKPKEASTETKIDVAAIKEKVKKAKSKKLGALTAEEVKLKMEADEKKKKKKK
- the KRR1 gene encoding KRR1 small subunit processome component homolog isoform X1; protein product: MASSKQDGQAAASRKSEFRSQKPKPESRDESELLTVPDGWKEPAFSKEDNPRGLLEESSFATLFPKYREAYLKECWPLVQKALSEHHVNATLDLIEGSMTVCTTKKTFDPYIIIRARDLIKLLARSVSFEQAVRILQDDVACDIIKIGSLVRNKERFVKRRQRLIGPKGSTLKALELLTNCYIMVQGNTVSAIGPFSGLKEVRKVVLDTMKNIHPIYNIKTLMIKRELAKDSELRSQSWERFLPQFKHKNVNKRKEPKKKTVKKEYTPFPPPQPESQIDKELATGEYFLKASQKRRQKMEAIKAKQAEALSRRQEERNKAFIPPKEKPVVKPKEASTETKIDVAAIKEKVKKAKSKKLGALTAEEVKLKMEADEKKKKKKK